The Vicia villosa cultivar HV-30 ecotype Madison, WI linkage group LG1, Vvil1.0, whole genome shotgun sequence genome includes a region encoding these proteins:
- the LOC131602264 gene encoding jasmonate-induced oxygenase 2-like, with protein MITYSQTWPEPIVRVQSLAESGLNSIPSCYIKPSSQRPSKTNLTPQNDDININIPLIDLEHVSSEDQILRETVLKNVLKACREWGFFQVVNHGIDHELMKSAKEVWREFFNLPLEVKEEFANSPTTYEGYGSRLGVKKGAILDWSDYFFLHYMPPSLRNQAKWPALPSSLRIVIDEYSEEVVKLGGRILEIMSINLGLEEDFLMNAFGGENELGACLRVNFYPKCPQPDLTLGLSSHSDPGGMTILLPDDFVSGLQVRKGNDWITVKPVPNAFIINIGDQIQVMSNAIYKSVEHRVIVNPIQDRVSLAMFYNPKSDLLIQPAKELVTEEKPALYPPMTYDEYRLYIRMKGPCGKAQVESLASVCN; from the exons atgATAACTTATTCCCAAACATGGCCCGAACCTATTGTTCGAGTCCAATCCTTAGCCGAAAGTGGCCTAAACTCAATCCCATCATGCTACATCAAACCAAGTTCTCAAAGACCATCTAAAACCAATCTCACCCCTCAAAACGATGATATCAATATCAACATACCTCTGATTGACCTTGAGCACGTCTCTAGTGAGGACCAGATCCTCAGAGAGACAGTGCTCAAGAACGTCTTAAAGGCGTGTCGGGAGTGGGGTTTTTTCCAAGTTGTGAACCATGGGATTGACCATGAGTTGATGAAGAGTGCCAAGGAAGTGTGGCGTGAGTTCTTTAACCTTCCACTTGAAGTGAAAGAAGAGTTTGCTAACTCTCCTACTACTTATGAGGGTTATGGTAGTAGGTTGGGAGTGAAGAAAGGTGCTATTTTGGATTGGAGTgactatttttttcttcattataTGCCTCCTTCTCTTAGGAACCAAGCTAAGTGGCCTGCACTTCCATCATCTTTGAG GATAGTGATTGATGAATATAGTGAAGAAGTGGTTAAGCTAGGAGGGAGAATATTGGAAATAATGTCAATAAATCTtggtttggaagaagattttcTTATGAATGCATTTGGGGGAGAAAATGAGCTTGGTGCTTGTTTAAGGGTTAATTTTTATCCAAAGTGTCCCCAACCTGACCTTACTTTAGGGCTGTCTTCTCACTCTGACCCTGGTGGTATGACCATTCTTCTACCTGATGATTTTGTGTCTGGACTTCAAGTAAGAAAAGGAAATGATTGGATCACTGTTAAGCCTGTCCCTAATGCTTTTATCATCAACATTGGTGACCAAATTCAG GTGATGAGCAATGCAATATACAAGAGTGTAGAACACAGGGTGATTGTGAATCCAATACAAGATCGTGTTTCATTGGCTATGTTTTACAATCCAAAAAGTGATTTGCTCATTCAACCTGCTAAGGAGCTTGTGACAGAGGAAAAGCCAGCCCTTTATCCACCAATGACCTATGATGAATATAGACTTTATATTAGGATGAAAGGACCTTGTGGAAAAGCCCAAGTTGAATCATTGGCTTCTgtatgtaattaa